In Microbulbifer celer, a single window of DNA contains:
- a CDS encoding polyprenyl synthetase family protein, with product MPAGLQDFLRATSARVEHTLKVALADHSPAETLLEAMNYAALGPGKRLRPALVYASASALAGYDILPKCDRAAAALECIHAYSLVHDDLPAMDDDDLRRGRPTCHIQFDEATAILAGDALQTQAFELLVAAPLDADLRLRLIGELAKASGARGMVAGQAVDLAAVDRALSLEELRRMHRLKTGALITASARIGAQIGGATIPQLDAITRYAEAIGLAFQVQDDILDVIADTRVLGKAQGADAARNKPTYVSLLGLEGARDKARELHEEASRALDRIAAGGAVDVQVLQQLADYVVARTH from the coding sequence ATGCCCGCTGGCCTGCAGGACTTCCTGCGCGCCACCTCTGCGCGGGTGGAACACACCCTGAAAGTTGCCCTCGCGGACCACTCCCCGGCGGAAACGCTGCTCGAGGCAATGAATTATGCCGCCCTCGGTCCCGGCAAGCGCCTGCGCCCCGCGCTGGTTTACGCCAGTGCCAGCGCGCTGGCGGGCTACGATATCCTGCCCAAATGTGATCGCGCGGCGGCGGCACTGGAATGTATTCACGCCTATTCCCTGGTCCACGATGACCTGCCGGCAATGGACGACGACGACCTGCGCCGCGGGCGTCCAACCTGTCATATCCAGTTTGATGAAGCGACGGCGATTCTCGCCGGTGATGCGCTGCAGACCCAGGCATTTGAATTACTGGTGGCGGCACCGCTGGATGCGGACCTGCGTCTGCGCCTGATCGGTGAGCTGGCGAAGGCTTCCGGTGCCCGCGGGATGGTGGCGGGACAAGCGGTAGATCTTGCGGCGGTGGACCGCGCCCTGTCACTGGAAGAGCTGAGACGGATGCATCGCCTGAAGACCGGCGCCCTGATTACCGCCAGTGCGCGCATCGGTGCACAGATCGGTGGCGCGACGATTCCTCAGCTGGATGCGATCACCCGCTATGCGGAGGCGATCGGGCTGGCCTTTCAGGTACAGGATGACATTCTGGATGTGATTGCGGATACCCGGGTGCTGGGCAAGGCCCAGGGTGCGGATGCCGCCCGCAACAAACCGACCTATGTGTCGCTGCTGGGGCTGGAAGGGGCCCGGGACAAGGCGCGGGAACTGCATGAGGAAGCCAGCCGGGCGCTGGATAGAATCGCCGCCGGCGGTGCGGTGGATGTTCAGGTGCTGCAGCAGCTCGCGGACTATGTGGTGGCTCGTACCCACTGA
- the xseB gene encoding exodeoxyribonuclease VII small subunit, with protein sequence MAAKKKAATFESALEELEQLVERLESGDLPLDEALADFERGVKLTRECQKKLANAEQKVKILMEENGQVQELPFDTDEDLTGDAG encoded by the coding sequence ATGGCAGCAAAGAAGAAAGCGGCAACCTTCGAAAGCGCACTGGAAGAGCTGGAACAGCTGGTAGAGCGCCTGGAAAGTGGCGATCTCCCCCTGGATGAGGCACTGGCGGACTTTGAGCGCGGGGTCAAACTGACCCGGGAGTGTCAGAAGAAACTGGCCAACGCCGAGCAGAAAGTGAAAATATTGATGGAGGAGAATGGCCAGGTGCAGGAGCTGCCCTTCGATACCGATGAAGACCTTACCGGAGATGCCGGGTAA
- a CDS encoding TonB-dependent receptor — translation MPSRFALRPLLTRSCLLLPVSFAPGLVASGALAEAPLHVDNALEQVIVTATREAKARSELAESVGVISEAQLEDIAPAHPADALNRVAGVHVNNLGGEGHMTSIRQPISTAGVYLFLEDGIPTRPTGFFNHNGLYEINVPQSAQLEVTKGPASALYGSDAIGGVINAVTKAAPESAELRLNGEFGANGWRRALISGGNSVGENTAIRMDLNSTASEGFRDAADYTRTSFSSRLDSQFAEGWDSKTVLSYSTIDQSGVSGLEEADYRHKAEKNLYQGDIGNREVEAFRLSSELAYTPNETSLITATPFVRHNTMSMMPSWMVTYDPNIRDTKFSSYGLLLKYRRDFDRGEVIVGVDADYTPSEYREERIEVTQEGDYFTDFVRTGERTYHFEAEQTSVSPYLHAEFAPSERWRLSAGVRYDVFEVDYDDQLGTPNTDSAHFRPASQSRDYDNLSPKLGAVYKITDNHQLYASYRHAFRAPTVGTLFRPGSSEGTTELDPVTSVSQEIGLRGIVGDAVNYEVAVYDMTTENDIVSFISNTDEGSDRKTTNAGETRHQGVEVSVRAPVGEHWELAVSYAAMRQEYRDFSYIYGHYDFVLGRYVQENLNFAGNDISRAPESLGNITLAYTPGWLTGLRAELEWSHLGSYYTDETNTRQYAGHELLNLRASHDFGDNLSLYTRLFNLTDARYSTYTANQVGDEDLSYRPGLPRSLFAGVRYRF, via the coding sequence GTGCCCAGCCGATTTGCCCTCCGTCCTTTATTGACCCGTTCCTGTCTCCTGCTGCCAGTGTCGTTTGCCCCCGGTTTGGTCGCGTCCGGTGCGCTAGCCGAAGCCCCCCTGCACGTCGACAACGCCCTGGAACAGGTTATCGTCACTGCCACCCGCGAGGCCAAGGCCCGCTCGGAACTGGCGGAATCCGTGGGCGTGATCAGTGAGGCGCAGCTGGAAGATATCGCCCCCGCGCACCCGGCGGATGCGCTCAATCGGGTGGCCGGGGTGCACGTGAACAATCTGGGCGGGGAGGGGCATATGACCTCGATCCGTCAGCCCATCTCCACTGCCGGGGTCTATCTGTTCCTGGAAGACGGCATCCCCACCCGGCCTACCGGTTTCTTCAATCACAACGGCCTGTACGAAATCAATGTCCCCCAGAGCGCCCAGCTGGAAGTCACCAAAGGCCCGGCGTCCGCACTCTATGGCAGTGATGCCATTGGCGGTGTGATCAACGCCGTCACCAAAGCGGCGCCGGAATCCGCCGAATTGCGCTTGAACGGAGAGTTCGGCGCCAACGGCTGGCGGCGGGCGCTGATTTCCGGGGGCAACAGCGTGGGTGAGAACACCGCCATCCGCATGGATCTCAACAGCACCGCCAGCGAGGGCTTTCGCGATGCCGCGGACTATACCCGCACCTCCTTCAGCAGCCGGCTGGACAGCCAGTTTGCCGAGGGCTGGGACAGCAAGACCGTGCTGTCCTATTCCACCATCGACCAGAGTGGTGTCTCCGGTCTGGAGGAAGCGGACTACCGCCACAAAGCGGAAAAGAATCTGTACCAGGGAGATATTGGCAATCGGGAGGTGGAGGCATTCCGTCTGTCATCTGAACTGGCCTACACCCCGAACGAGACCAGCCTGATTACCGCCACCCCGTTTGTGCGCCACAACACCATGTCGATGATGCCCAGCTGGATGGTGACCTACGACCCGAATATCCGCGATACCAAGTTCAGCTCCTACGGCCTGCTGCTGAAGTACCGCCGGGATTTCGATCGCGGCGAAGTGATCGTGGGAGTGGATGCGGATTACACTCCGTCGGAATACCGCGAGGAGCGCATCGAGGTCACTCAGGAAGGAGATTACTTTACGGACTTCGTGCGCACCGGCGAGCGCACCTATCACTTTGAAGCCGAGCAGACTTCCGTATCGCCCTACCTGCACGCAGAGTTCGCCCCCAGCGAGCGCTGGCGCCTGAGCGCCGGGGTGCGCTATGACGTGTTCGAGGTCGATTACGACGATCAGCTGGGTACGCCCAACACCGACTCTGCGCATTTCCGCCCCGCGTCCCAGTCCCGCGACTACGACAACCTGAGCCCGAAACTGGGCGCGGTGTACAAAATCACCGACAACCACCAGCTTTACGCCAGTTACCGTCACGCCTTCCGCGCCCCCACCGTCGGCACCCTGTTCCGTCCCGGCTCCTCGGAGGGCACCACCGAGCTGGACCCGGTCACCAGTGTCAGCCAGGAGATCGGCCTGCGCGGTATTGTCGGTGACGCGGTGAACTACGAGGTGGCGGTGTATGACATGACCACCGAGAACGACATCGTCAGTTTTATCTCCAATACCGACGAAGGCAGTGATCGCAAGACCACCAACGCCGGCGAAACCCGCCACCAGGGCGTGGAAGTCTCGGTGCGGGCGCCCGTGGGCGAGCATTGGGAGCTGGCCGTCTCCTATGCTGCCATGCGCCAGGAGTACAGAGACTTCTCCTACATCTACGGCCACTACGATTTCGTGCTGGGCCGCTATGTACAGGAAAACCTCAACTTTGCCGGCAACGATATCAGCCGCGCGCCGGAGTCCCTGGGCAACATCACCCTGGCCTACACCCCCGGCTGGCTTACCGGCCTGCGCGCGGAGCTGGAGTGGTCCCACTTGGGCAGCTACTACACCGATGAGACCAACACCCGGCAATACGCCGGCCACGAACTGCTGAACCTGCGCGCCAGCCACGACTTTGGCGACAATCTCTCGCTCTATACGCGCCTGTTCAATCTCACCGACGCGCGCTATTCCACCTACACCGCCAATCAGGTGGGCGACGAAGACCTGAGCTACCGCCCGGGCCTGCCGCGCTCCCTGTTTGCCGGCGTGCGCTACCGTTTCTGA